The nucleotide window GACCGCGATCGCGATCAGCCCGAGTGCGAGCGGTCCGGAGAAGGCCTCTTCGAGGGCGAGCAGGCCGATGGCGGCCCCGACGACGACGGCGGGGAGGGCTCGCTGCCACTGCAGGCCCGAGCGCGGGGAGACCGGGAAGTCGGACGGGGCGGGCACCACGGTCTCGACGGCATCGGAGGACGCGGAGCGCCCGAGCCCCGGGCGGCGGGTCTCCGTCTGCGCGCGCACGACGGGGACGGACTCGGCGGCGCGGCGGGTGAAGCCGTTCGCGTCGAAGGGACGCGCGGCCTCGACCTTCGCGGAGTTCTCCCCCCCCTGCAGCATGGCGGGGAGTTCCCCGGCCACGGACAGCAGCTTCTCACGCGGGCTCTCCTTCACCGGCTCGCCGGCCGCGGCCTTCACGGCAGGGACGACGACGGCCTTCTTCACGGCCGGAAGCCGGACGGCGGCGGGGAGCTGCGCGGCGGGCACGAGGGCGCGCCCCGCGGAGACGGCCACGGGCAGGGCCGAGGCCTGCGCCGCGGGGGTCTTGAGGGTCGGCGCATTCGAAAGGGAGAGGTCGACGACGGGGGAGAGCTTCAGTGCGGGCGTCCCGGAGACGCCCGGCTGCAGCGGGGCCGCGCCCGTCTGCACCCCCGCGACCCCGGTGTTGCCGGCGGCCGAGGTCCCGCTCGCCGAGCCGCTCACGGTCTGCGCGAGCGCGGCGCCGACGCCGGGGCCGGGACAGGTCAGGAGGATGGAGGCGGAGAGGATCGCGGCGATGAGACGGGAGAAGGGCATGTGAGGTGTCTCCGGGCGCGTCGTATGCATCGCGTTCCTTAATGATACTCGCGACGCCGCAAGCCCGTATGGGTCGAACAGGGTGTTTTTCGGCCGGAAAAGGCCCTAGAGGGTATAGGTCTTAGGGCCGAGGAGGAGTCGGGCCCCGGACGGCGCGCCGGTCGTCCGGATAGTCCTTCTGAACCTTCCTCCAGGCCTCGAAGTAGGAGCGCAGGCCCTCGAGAAGCTGGCGGGCGAAGCGTTCCTGCCCGTCGGCAGAGAGAAGCATCGCCTCCTGCTCGGGGAGAAGGACGTAGGCCGACTCGGTGAGCACCGCCGGCATCCAGGTCGCTCGGCAGACGGCGAGGTCGCCCCAGACGAGCGCGTTGTCGGGCAGGGGCGAGAGGCGGCGGTAGGAGGCGTGGACGGCCTCGGCCAGAGGGCGGCTCTGCGGCTGGTAGTAGAGCGTCATGTAGCCCAGCGGCGAGGCGAAAGGATCGTCCTCGACGCCGATGGAGTTGTTGTGGATGCTGAGCAGGACGTCGCCGCGAAGGTCCCAGGCGATGAACGCGCGGTCGGCGAGGGCCGGCCCGGCCGAGCTCGCGCGGGTCAGAAAAACCTCGGCGCCCTCGGCCTCGAGCAGGGACTTCAGGCGGAAGGCCAGCGCGAGGTTGAGGTTCTGCTCCTCCGAACCGCGGGGACCGAGCGCCCCGCGGTCGGGTCCGTGCCCGGGGTCGAGCACGACGCGCCGGCCCTTGAGCGGACTCCCCGTCCCGGCGAGGTCCGGCGGACGGCGGAGCTCGAGCACGAAACGGCCCTTCTCGTAGTAGGCGCCGTAACCCGCGCTCCAGCGCAGACGCGTGCGCACGAGCAGGCGGACGGTCTCGGTCCCCTCCTGCCGCCCGACGACCTCCGTGAGGACCGGGTCCTCCGCCGCATAGCGCACGCGGTCGAGGCGCTGGCGCGCGCCGAAGAAGCGGACCTCGAGCTCGAAGGGCTCGATGCGGTGGCTCACCTCGAAAGGCAGCGGCCGGTCGACCGCGACCGAGAGCTTCACCGCGTCGCTCGAGACCGAGACGCCCAGGTAGCGCCCGACCGTGCCGGGCGCGGGCGCGGAGCCCTCGGGCGCCGCGCGGACCTGCGCGGTGTCGGCCCAGAGTTCGAAGTCGGGCGCGAGCGGCACGCGCAGGAGGCCGCCGGCGCGGCCGGAGACGGGGAGCGCGATCCCCGGCGGGAGGAAGAGCGAGTAGCCGCCGGACCCGGAGCGCAGGATCGTGCTGCGCGCGGCGGTGACCGCCGCCTCCAGATGTCCGGAGGAGCGGACGGTGACCTTGCCCGGCGCCTCGTCCTTGAGCTTGAGGTCCTTGCCGCGGAGCTGGACCTCCACGAGAAGGTCGCGGCCGAGGTCGCCCGCCTCGGCGCGCCAGCGGCCCTCGTAGACGCCGCTGGAGACCTCGACGAGAGGACGGTCCTTGGCCAGCGAGCCGACGCGGAAGCGCCCCTCGACGCCCGCCGGACCGCGCGCGCGCACGAAGAGCCAGTCGCCGGGGAGCAGGAGCAGGTCCTCATGCGGCTCGAGGGCCTCGGCCTTCTTCATCCCGCCGGCCTCGAAGGGCTCGGCGACCTGGACGGTCCGCACGAGGGAGGCCGTCGCCCCCTCGCGCAGGGCCTCGAAGCGCAGGGCGAAGGTCCCCGTCGAGAAAGGCGCCATCGCCAGGAAGGCCCCGTCGGGCTGGAGGGGGACGGTCGAGCCGTTGACCGCGAGGGTCGCCCCGGGACCGGCGGTGCCGAAGACGAAGCTGCGGCGCAGGTACGGGTAGCGGGCGCCTTCGGCGGGCCAGACGACGCGCAGTTCGGGGGTCCGGGCCGCCGCCGGAACCGTGGAGACGGCGACTCCGGCGCCCGTTCCCGCGTCCGCCGCGGACGCCGGAACGGTCCCGAGGATGAGCGCGAGCGTCAGGAGCATCATCGCCGCCATGATACCATTCTCCGCGCGGCTCTCTTGACGGGACCGGGACCGAAGTCTACACTAGGACCCGGAGGGCCCGATGACACCCGACCTGTCCGCGTCCGCGCGCAAGATCCCGATCCTCCTTTTCGTCTGCGCCTTCGCCTGCGCCCTGGCGGCCTGCGGCGACGAGCCGCAGGAGCCCGCCGAAGAGGCTCCCCCGAGCGGGGGCGCCCACAGCCCCCCTCCGGGGGGCGGGGAGGTCGCGCTCGACGGGGCCCGTTCCGCCGAGAGCCCGTATGACCGCGCCCTCGGACACATCCGGGAGAGGGACTTCGACTCGGCGCGCGGCGCGCTGCTCGAGGCGCTGCAGTCGCCTTCCGCCGGACGGGAGGGAGAGGTCCGCGCGAAGCTCGCGGAGACGGAGCGGGAGCTGCTGGGCCGGCCCGCGACCGCCCCCGACGTGCTTCTGCGCCGCAACGACCTCCTGGACACGCGCGTGTCCGTGCGCGGCGCCTTCGTGAGCGGAGGAGAGGTCGGAGCCGCGTCGCAATACTTCTGGGTCGAGGCGGGGAAACGCCTGCGCTGCCGCTACGGCAAGCTGTCCTCGCGCGACAAGGCCGTCGTCTCCTCGCTGCGCGCCAAGGACCCCGTGCTCGTCCGCGGGACTCTGCGCCCCCCCTGGGGCACCGATGGGGAACCCTACCTCGAAACGGAGTTCGTGCACGCCGAGAAGGCGCGCTGAGAGGAAGGCCCGAGGTCACTTGACACCCCGTGTCCGGAGTCGGATACTAACCTCATGAGGATGCGTCCGGCCGTCCCCGCGCTCCTGAGCCTCACCCTCCTCCTCGCCGCGCCGCCGGCGCGCGCCGGCGCCTGGAACGACGACTATCGCGTCGGCCAGCAGGCCTACAAGGACGGCCCCTTCGGCGGGAAGGTCGCGGGCTTCTTCAACGCGCTGACGGGCGGAGCCGTGGCCGGCTCCGGCACCCCCTCGAAGGACGAAAAGGAGAAAAGCTCCTCCGGCGGCTCCTATCCCGCCGCCGCCTCCGCGGACAACCTCGCTCCGGGGAAGGATTCCATCTTCCCGACCCGCTCGAGCGTCGAAGAGGCGCAGCGCAAGCTCTCGAAGAACGGCGTCGAGACCGCGCCCGACGGCTCCCCGGCCG belongs to Elusimicrobiota bacterium and includes:
- a CDS encoding N-acetylmuramoyl-L-alanine amidase, with protein sequence MAAMMLLTLALILGTVPASAADAGTGAGVAVSTVPAAARTPELRVVWPAEGARYPYLRRSFVFGTAGPGATLAVNGSTVPLQPDGAFLAMAPFSTGTFALRFEALREGATASLVRTVQVAEPFEAGGMKKAEALEPHEDLLLLPGDWLFVRARGPAGVEGRFRVGSLAKDRPLVEVSSGVYEGRWRAEAGDLGRDLLVEVQLRGKDLKLKDEAPGKVTVRSSGHLEAAVTAARSTILRSGSGGYSLFLPPGIALPVSGRAGGLLRVPLAPDFELWADTAQVRAAPEGSAPAPGTVGRYLGVSVSSDAVKLSVAVDRPLPFEVSHRIEPFELEVRFFGARQRLDRVRYAAEDPVLTEVVGRQEGTETVRLLVRTRLRWSAGYGAYYEKGRFVLELRRPPDLAGTGSPLKGRRVVLDPGHGPDRGALGPRGSEEQNLNLALAFRLKSLLEAEGAEVFLTRASSAGPALADRAFIAWDLRGDVLLSIHNNSIGVEDDPFASPLGYMTLYYQPQSRPLAEAVHASYRRLSPLPDNALVWGDLAVCRATWMPAVLTESAYVLLPEQEAMLLSADGQERFARQLLEGLRSYFEAWRKVQKDYPDDRRAVRGPTPPRP